Part of the Fusobacterium sp. SYSU M8D902 genome is shown below.
ACATTTCTTGTGAAGTAAATGGAGAGATAAGACAAAATTCAAATACTAGATTTTTTATTTCAGATATTCCAACGATAATATCTGAAATTTCTCAAGGGATGACTTTAGAACCTGGAGATATAATTATAACAGGAACTCCAGAAGGAGTAGGGGTAGGATTTGACCCACCAAAATATTTACAAAAAGATGATATTATAAAATGTAAAATAGAAAAAATTGGGGAGTTAATAAATAAAGTAAAATAAAGGAGCACAAATGGAAAAAGCAATGTATTTAACACCTGTAGTAACAGCGTTTGATAGAGACAATAATTTAGATATTCAAGGAAATAAAAATATTTGGGAACATCTCATAAAAGGTGGCATAGATGGTATAGTATTAATGGGAAGTACTGGCGAATTTTATTCAATGACAATGGAAATGAAAAAAGAATTGATAGATTTAGCAATAACAACTATAAAGAAAAGGGTAAAATTATATGTTGGAACAGGTTGTATGACAGTTGAAGAAACAGTAGAATTATCAAATTATGCTTTAAATAAAGGAGCAGATGCTGTAATGATTGTTGGACCGTATTATTTTGCACTATCTCCTGAAAGTATTGAATATTATTTTGACACAATAGCTAAAAAAATAAATGGTGATATATTTTTATATAATTATCCAGAAAGAACAGGTTACGATTTAACTGCTGAAATTACTTTAAATTTGATACGTAAAAATAAAAATATAGTAGGATTTAAAGATACTGTAAGTGAAATGGGACATACAAGAAAATTATTAACAACAATAAGAGAAGAGTTTCCACATTTTGTAGTGCTTTCAGGATATGATGAAAATTTAGCACATTTAATACTTTCAGGTGGAAATGGATGTATTGGTGCATTATCAAATCTTTATCCAGAAATTTTTTCAAAATGGGTAAAAGCACTTAATACTAAAGATTTTGAAGAAGTAAGTAGAATTCAGAAAGTTGTAAATAAGTTAATGAAAATTTATGAAATTGGAAATCCTTTTATAACAATAGTAAAAAAAGCGATGATATTACGTGGAATTGAATTACAAGAAAATAGCATAAAACCATTTTTAAAAGCAACTGATAAAGAAATTGAACAAATAAAACAACTTATGGAGACAGTAGAAAAAAATATTTAAGGATAGTATATACTATCCTTTTCTCTTAATTATAAAATTAATATTGACAAATTGAGAAAAAAGGGGTATTTAAAGAATAGGGATATAAAAATAATGGGAGGGAAAAAATGGCAAGATACATATTGAATGAGACAAGTTATTTTGGTTTAGGAAGCAGAGAGAATTTAGCAACTGAGGTAAAGGCAAGAGGGTATAAAAAAGCCTTACTTGTAAGTGACAAGATACTTGAAAGCTGT
Proteins encoded:
- a CDS encoding dihydrodipicolinate synthase family protein, with product MEKAMYLTPVVTAFDRDNNLDIQGNKNIWEHLIKGGIDGIVLMGSTGEFYSMTMEMKKELIDLAITTIKKRVKLYVGTGCMTVEETVELSNYALNKGADAVMIVGPYYFALSPESIEYYFDTIAKKINGDIFLYNYPERTGYDLTAEITLNLIRKNKNIVGFKDTVSEMGHTRKLLTTIREEFPHFVVLSGYDENLAHLILSGGNGCIGALSNLYPEIFSKWVKALNTKDFEEVSRIQKVVNKLMKIYEIGNPFITIVKKAMILRGIELQENSIKPFLKATDKEIEQIKQLMETVEKNI